A section of the Telopea speciosissima isolate NSW1024214 ecotype Mountain lineage chromosome 3, Tspe_v1, whole genome shotgun sequence genome encodes:
- the LOC122655775 gene encoding carotene epsilon-monooxygenase, chloroplastic gives MASSLSIASLPPFASPNQQPLRKPISLLPRNPPYSLPIISCLGRDDSSSSSSSADSSKKSGSNGSWVSPDWLTSFTRLLSIGRDDSGIPVASAKLEDVSDLLGGALFLPLFKWMNEYGPIYRLAAGPRNFVIVSDPAIAKHVLRNYGKYAKGLVSEVSEFLFGSGFAIAEGSLWTARRRAVVPSLHKKYLSVIVDKVFCTCAKRLVEKLESDALSGAPVNMEAKFSQLTLDVIGLSIFNYNFDSLNTDSPVIDAVYTALKEAEARSTDLLPYWKIKALCKFTPRQIKAEKAVDIIRRTVEELIEKCKEIVEKEGEEIDGEEYVNDTDPSILRFLLASREEVSSVQLRDDLLSMLVAGHETTGSVLTWTLYLLSKDLSSLRKAQEEVDRVLQGRMPTYEDIKELKYLTRCINESLRLYPHPPVLIRRAEVSDVLPGNYRVDPGQDIMISVYNIHHSSQVWERAEEFVPERFDLEGPIPNETNTDYRFIPFSGGPRKCVGDQFALLEAIVALAIFLQHMNFELIPDQNISMTTGATIHTTNGLYMKLSQRKTQPVFASSSSKAVCI, from the exons ATGGCTTCTTCATTATCTATTgcttctcttccccctttcgCCAGCCCCAATCAGCAGCCACTCCGTAAACCCATCTCTCTCCTTCCAAGAAACCCTCCTTATTCTCTCCCCATTATATCCTGCTTGGGCAGAGatgactcttcttcttcttcttcttctgctgatTCCAGCAAGAAATCAGGCAGCAATGGGTCATGGGTCAGTCCAGATTGGCTCACATCATTTACCCGGCTCCTTAGCATCGGCCGTGATGATTCTGGTATACCAGTCGCCAGTGCCAAGCTCGAAGATGTCTCTGATCTACTGGGCGGTGCCCTTTTCCTCCCTCTGTTCAAATGGATGAACGAGTACGGACCCATCTATCGCCTCGCCGCAGGGCCTCGTAATTTTGTTATAGTCAGTGACCCGGCTATCGCAAAGCATGTGTTGAGGAATTATGGCAAATATGCCAAGGGCCTTGTTTCTGAGGTCTCTGAGTTCTTGTTTGGGTCTGGCTTTGCCATTGCCGAAGGCTCACTTTGGACG GCACGACGCAGGGCTGTTGTTCCATCTCTTCACAAGAAGTATTTGTCTGTAATTGTTGACAAAGTATTCTGCACATGTGCCAAGAGATTGGTGGAGAAGCTCGAATCTGATGCACTCAGTGGTGCTCCAGTGAACATGGAGGCCAAATTCTCTCAATTAACTTTAGATGTCATTGGTTTGTCAATATTTAACTACAACTTTGATTCTCTTAATACAGACAGTCCTGTTATTGATGCAGTTTATACTGCATTAAAGGAAGCAGAGGCTCGTTCAACCGATCTTTTACCATATTGGAAG ATTAAAGCATTATGCAAGTTTACTCCTAGACAAATTAAAGCAGAAAAAGCAGTTGACATTATCAGGAGAACTGTTGAGGAGCTTATCGAAAAGTGCAAAGAGATTGTGGAAAAAGAAGGTGAAGAGATTGATGGGGAGGAGTACGTAAATGACACAGATCCAAGTATTCTTCGTTTCTTGCTTGCCAGCAGAGAGGAG GTCTCAAGTGTACAACTACGAGATGACCTTTTGTCAATGTTAGTTGCTGGCCATGAAACAACTGGCTCAGTCTTAACATGGACTCTCTATCTTCTTAGTAAG GATTTGTCCTCTTTGAGAAAGGCACAAGAAGAAGTTGACAGAGTTCTACAAGGAAGAATGCCTACCTATGAAGACATAAAAGAGCTGAAGTACTTAACACGTTGCATAAACGAGTCACTGCGTCTCTACCCACATCCTCCT GTGTTAATAAGGAGAGCTGAAGTTTCTGATGTGCTTCCTGGAAATTACAGGGTTGATCCTGGTCAAGATATAATGATTTCAGTGTATAATATCCACCACTCCTCGCAG GTATGGGAAAGAGCAGAAGAATTTGTGCCTGAAAGATTTGATCTGGAAGGACCAATTCCTAATGAAACAAACACTGATTACAG ATTCATTCCTTTCAGTGGAGGGCCTCGAAAGTGTGTTGGTGATCAGTTTGCCTTGCTGGAAGCAATTGTTGCCCTTGCAATTTTTCTGCAACACATGAACTTTGAGCTGATTCCTGACCAGAACATTAGCATGACTACTGGGGCAACAATCCATACAACAAAT GGCTTGTACATGAAACTAAGTCAACGGAAAACTCAGCCAGTatttgcttcatcttctag TAAAGCTGTATGCATTTGA